Proteins encoded together in one Salarchaeum sp. JOR-1 window:
- a CDS encoding YkgJ family cysteine cluster protein produces the protein MESLEAELERARELDESALADAIETIGFECTRCGNCCKSEDEDPHTATVFPDEVRDLTDETGGEWRDVARPMPYGLDESGEGETFEWALQTDACGDCVFYTESDGRGACTVHDDRPLICETYPFSVALGGTSQPMGEAVDEAGMVRAHECEGLGRDISREDAESLAGALRARAIRELEEAIAVRENYEPARPSSGAVVHDSEGAKRPDGTPYEG, from the coding sequence ATGGAGTCGCTCGAAGCCGAACTCGAACGCGCCCGCGAACTCGACGAGTCCGCGCTGGCGGACGCCATCGAGACCATCGGCTTCGAGTGCACGCGGTGCGGCAACTGTTGTAAATCCGAGGACGAGGATCCCCATACGGCGACGGTGTTCCCGGACGAGGTGCGCGACCTCACGGACGAGACGGGCGGCGAGTGGCGGGACGTGGCGCGCCCGATGCCGTACGGACTGGACGAGAGCGGCGAGGGCGAGACGTTCGAGTGGGCGCTCCAGACCGACGCGTGCGGCGACTGCGTCTTCTACACCGAATCGGACGGTCGGGGGGCGTGTACGGTCCACGACGACCGGCCGCTCATCTGCGAGACGTACCCGTTCAGCGTCGCGCTCGGCGGGACGAGCCAGCCGATGGGCGAGGCCGTCGACGAAGCCGGAATGGTGCGCGCCCACGAGTGCGAGGGGCTCGGCCGCGACATCAGCCGCGAGGACGCCGAGTCGTTGGCGGGCGCGCTGAGAGCGCGCGCGATACGGGAGCTGGAGGAGGCTATCGCCGTCCGCGAGAACTACGAGCCCGCGCGGCCGTCCTCGGGCGCGGTCGTCCACGACTCGGAGGGCGCGAAACGCCCCGACGGAACGCCCTACGAGGGGTAG
- a CDS encoding TRAM domain-containing protein gives MEISEKLLCLFNGEVTVNDDEYVVTVPKSEVEAGSIDPGEVYRVALIARDDETENRTDDEHDRRAAGEPQPPVEEGEIRYVEVEDIGKQGDGIARVERGYVIIVPGADIGERVKVEITEVKSNFAVGEIIDEEVTQ, from the coding sequence ATGGAAATCTCTGAGAAACTGCTGTGTCTGTTCAATGGCGAAGTCACCGTGAACGACGACGAGTACGTCGTTACCGTCCCGAAGAGCGAGGTCGAAGCCGGTTCCATCGACCCCGGCGAAGTGTACCGGGTCGCGCTCATCGCGCGGGACGACGAGACGGAGAACCGAACGGACGACGAACACGACCGGCGGGCGGCGGGCGAACCCCAGCCGCCCGTCGAGGAGGGCGAAATCCGGTACGTCGAGGTCGAGGACATCGGCAAGCAGGGCGACGGCATCGCGCGCGTCGAGCGCGGCTACGTCATCATCGTCCCCGGCGCGGACATCGGGGAGCGCGTGAAGGTCGAAATCACGGAAGTGAAGTCGAACTTCGCGGTCGGCGAAATCATCGACGAAGAAGTGACGCAGTAG
- a CDS encoding radical SAM protein: MTAAGDLDVVLVDGYVDEPAHFGVPPYISTYPRYTAGALVDAGVPAENVTYYTIDALREERSRWLDVEQADLMIYIGGMTVPGSYVGGTPAEPDEVRELAWTANGTSLMGGPIRFGVGEENAGASEMERKDLDFDFLAMADIEAAAHDLVASGLEGFNNRYRDNEEIDRWAEQGAFVVEQHPNYPDYLIAEMETSRGCAYRCSFCTEPMYGDPSFRSARSVVEEVDALSDAGVRDFRLGRQADILAFGGDGEAPNPGALRDLYGGIREVAPDLRTLHLDNMNPVTITDYPEKSREAIEVIAEHNTPGDTAAFGLESADPVVQEQNNLLVTADECLEAVRVVNEAGGWRPDRDDDAPRLPKLLPGINLLHGLAGERPETYEHNKQFLRDVYDEGLMLRRINIRQVMAFEGTEMDETGADVAHANKQRFKKYKQEVREGIDQPMLERVVPPGAILEDVHFEYHQDGKTFGRSLGTYSLLVAVPGERELGRTTDVVITDHGYRSVTGVPYPLDVNAASMDELTAIPGIGSGTAGDIVVARPHDTLPEADVDLSRFLSV; this comes from the coding sequence ATGACTGCTGCCGGAGACCTCGACGTCGTGCTCGTGGACGGCTACGTCGACGAGCCCGCGCACTTCGGCGTCCCCCCCTACATCTCGACGTATCCGCGGTACACGGCGGGCGCGCTCGTGGACGCGGGCGTCCCCGCGGAGAACGTCACGTACTACACCATCGACGCGCTGCGCGAGGAGCGCTCGCGCTGGCTCGACGTGGAACAGGCTGATTTGATGATTTACATCGGCGGGATGACCGTTCCCGGGAGCTACGTCGGCGGCACGCCCGCCGAACCGGACGAGGTCAGGGAGCTGGCGTGGACGGCGAACGGCACCAGCCTGATGGGCGGCCCCATCCGGTTCGGCGTCGGCGAGGAGAACGCGGGCGCCTCGGAGATGGAGCGCAAGGATCTCGACTTCGACTTCCTCGCGATGGCCGACATCGAGGCGGCCGCGCACGACCTCGTGGCGAGCGGACTGGAGGGATTCAACAACCGCTACCGGGACAACGAGGAGATAGACCGCTGGGCGGAACAGGGCGCGTTCGTGGTGGAACAGCACCCGAACTATCCCGACTACCTCATCGCGGAGATGGAGACCTCACGCGGCTGCGCGTACCGGTGTTCCTTTTGCACGGAACCGATGTACGGCGACCCCTCGTTCCGGAGTGCGCGCTCCGTCGTCGAGGAGGTGGACGCGCTCAGTGACGCGGGCGTCCGTGACTTCCGGCTCGGCCGGCAGGCCGACATCCTCGCGTTCGGCGGGGACGGCGAAGCCCCGAACCCCGGTGCATTACGCGACCTCTACGGCGGGATTCGGGAGGTCGCGCCCGACCTCCGCACGCTCCACCTCGACAACATGAACCCCGTGACCATCACGGACTACCCCGAGAAGTCGCGGGAGGCCATCGAGGTCATCGCCGAACACAACACGCCCGGGGACACGGCGGCGTTCGGCCTGGAATCCGCCGACCCCGTCGTGCAGGAGCAGAACAACCTCCTCGTCACCGCCGACGAGTGCCTGGAGGCCGTGCGCGTCGTGAACGAGGCGGGTGGCTGGCGGCCCGACCGCGACGACGACGCGCCCCGCCTCCCGAAACTCCTCCCCGGCATCAACCTCCTGCACGGCCTCGCGGGCGAGCGCCCGGAGACCTACGAGCACAACAAGCAGTTCCTCCGCGACGTGTACGACGAGGGCCTGATGCTCCGCCGCATCAACATCCGGCAGGTGATGGCGTTCGAGGGCACCGAGATGGACGAGACCGGCGCGGACGTCGCGCACGCCAACAAGCAACGCTTCAAGAAGTACAAACAGGAGGTTCGGGAGGGGATCGACCAGCCGATGCTCGAACGCGTCGTCCCGCCGGGCGCGATACTGGAGGACGTGCACTTCGAGTACCATCAGGACGGGAAGACGTTCGGCCGGTCGCTCGGCACGTACAGCCTCCTCGTCGCCGTCCCCGGCGAGCGCGAGCTCGGCCGGACGACGGACGTGGTCATCACCGACCACGGGTATCGGTCCGTTACGGGCGTTCCGTACCCGCTCGACGTGAACGCCGCGTCGATGGACGAACTCACCGCGATTCCGGGAATCGGCAGCGGAACCGCGGGCGATATCGTCGTCGCTCGCCCCCACGACACGCTCCCGGAGGCCGACGTCGACCTCTCGCGCTTCCTCTCGGTATAG
- a CDS encoding Hsp20 family protein, whose translation MRFESVGRSVGNAVLSRLGRAASRVSEETPLPVDVLEGEDEYLVVFDVPGVEPGDVQVGYVDGAVEVRLDRFRDPHPGFEMRYPGRALALDGRADLPDDADVDADAARAELTNGTLRVFLPKV comes from the coding sequence GTGAGGTTCGAGTCGGTTGGGCGGTCGGTCGGGAACGCCGTGCTCTCCCGGCTCGGCCGCGCCGCGAGCAGAGTGAGCGAGGAGACGCCGCTCCCCGTCGACGTGCTGGAGGGCGAGGACGAGTACCTCGTCGTGTTCGACGTGCCGGGCGTCGAACCCGGGGACGTACAGGTCGGGTACGTCGACGGCGCGGTCGAGGTCCGACTCGACCGCTTTCGCGACCCGCATCCGGGCTTCGAGATGCGGTACCCGGGACGGGCGCTCGCGCTCGACGGCCGCGCCGACCTCCCCGACGACGCCGACGTGGACGCCGACGCGGCGCGCGCCGAACTCACTAACGGGACGCTGCGCGTCTTCCTCCCGAAAGTCTAG
- a CDS encoding FAD-binding oxidoreductase, translated as MTESVAVVGGGAVGVTAAYDLARRGADVTLYERDEVAAESTGRAAGLLYDAYAEDVDARIAERAIERFKAFSGEGDFVFERAPYVWFATEPGAAADAIARDADEMRAQGLDVERLTPADLAAEYPALRTDDITAAAVARNAGYTTPRAYADLLAANAREAGAEIREGTPAAVALDPARVNGTPYDSVLVAAGAHTKQVLVDAGIRVPLKPYRVQALVASGPDVPLFWDANRDYYARPHARGVLAGDGTQRREFDPDTYDRTADDEFVRETLDRLRYRLPDADLSVERAWAGLCVATPDRNPLLGELRDGLFVAAGWQGHGFMRAPATGEAIAEQVLGEREGIAPFDPTRFTGDEPFEVRSGSDPD; from the coding sequence ATGACTGAGTCGGTCGCGGTCGTCGGCGGCGGGGCGGTCGGCGTCACCGCCGCGTACGACCTCGCGCGCCGCGGCGCGGACGTGACGCTGTACGAGCGCGACGAGGTGGCGGCGGAGAGCACGGGCCGCGCCGCCGGCCTGCTGTACGACGCGTACGCGGAGGACGTGGACGCCCGCATCGCGGAGCGCGCCATCGAGCGATTCAAGGCGTTCTCGGGCGAGGGCGACTTCGTCTTCGAGCGCGCGCCCTACGTCTGGTTCGCCACCGAACCCGGCGCGGCGGCGGACGCCATCGCGCGGGACGCGGACGAGATGCGCGCCCAGGGCCTCGACGTGGAACGCCTGACGCCCGCCGACCTCGCCGCGGAGTACCCAGCGCTCCGCACCGACGATATCACGGCCGCGGCCGTCGCGCGGAACGCGGGCTACACCACGCCCCGAGCGTACGCCGACCTGCTCGCCGCGAACGCCCGCGAGGCGGGCGCGGAGATTCGGGAGGGAACGCCGGCCGCGGTGGCGCTCGACCCGGCGCGCGTGAACGGAACCCCCTACGATTCGGTGCTCGTCGCGGCGGGCGCGCACACGAAACAGGTGCTCGTGGATGCGGGGATTCGCGTGCCGCTCAAGCCATATCGGGTGCAGGCGCTCGTCGCGTCCGGCCCCGACGTCCCGCTGTTCTGGGACGCGAACCGCGACTACTACGCCCGGCCCCACGCCCGCGGCGTGCTCGCCGGGGACGGCACGCAGCGCCGCGAGTTCGACCCCGACACGTACGACCGAACGGCCGACGACGAGTTCGTTCGGGAGACGCTCGACCGGCTCCGATACCGCCTCCCCGACGCCGACCTCTCGGTCGAGCGCGCGTGGGCCGGCCTCTGCGTCGCCACTCCTGACAGGAACCCGCTGCTCGGCGAACTCCGCGACGGACTGTTCGTCGCCGCCGGCTGGCAGGGCCACGGATTCATGCGCGCACCAGCCACTGGCGAAGCCATCGCGGAACAGGTACTGGGAGAACGCGAGGGAATCGCGCCGTTCGACCCGACGCGGTTCACGGGAGACGAACCGTTCGAGGTTCGCTCGGGGAGCGACCCGGACTAG
- a CDS encoding CoA pyrophosphatase — protein sequence MDLGRVAAHEPVTIEDEDRDAAVLAPVVERPDGPALVFTKRADHLGEHPGQMSFPGGGREPSDRDLRATALRESNEEVGLRSEEVEFVGQLDDIRTTSSYAVTPFVARVPDRKYTPDEREVAEVVFLPISGLTDPENYEVEHRTHPRYGEAVVHFFHVDGYTVWGATGRILVQFLDLALDWEPPREPDRVVDTETETTR from the coding sequence ATGGACCTGGGTCGGGTCGCCGCGCACGAGCCGGTCACCATCGAGGACGAAGACCGGGACGCCGCGGTGCTCGCGCCCGTCGTCGAACGCCCCGACGGCCCCGCGCTCGTGTTCACGAAGCGCGCCGACCACCTCGGCGAACACCCCGGCCAGATGAGTTTCCCCGGCGGCGGCCGCGAACCGAGCGACCGCGACCTCCGCGCGACCGCGCTCCGCGAGTCGAACGAGGAGGTCGGCCTGCGCTCGGAGGAGGTCGAGTTCGTCGGGCAACTCGACGACATCCGCACCACGTCCTCGTACGCCGTGACGCCGTTCGTCGCGCGCGTCCCCGACCGCAAGTACACGCCCGACGAGCGCGAGGTCGCGGAAGTCGTCTTCCTCCCGATATCGGGACTCACCGACCCCGAGAACTACGAGGTCGAACACCGCACCCACCCCCGGTACGGCGAAGCCGTCGTTCACTTCTTCCACGTCGACGGCTACACCGTCTGGGGCGCGACCGGCCGCATCCTCGTGCAGTTCCTCGACCTCGCGCTCGACTGGGAGCCACCCCGGGAGCCCGACCGGGTCGTCGATACGGAGACGGAGACTACTCGGTGA